A window from Felis catus isolate Fca126 chromosome B1, F.catus_Fca126_mat1.0, whole genome shotgun sequence encodes these proteins:
- the CTBP1 gene encoding C-terminal-binding protein 1 isoform X3, with product MGSSHLLNKGLPLGVRPPIMNGPMHPRPLVALLDGRDCTVEMPILKDVATVAFCDAQSTQEIHEKVLNEAVGALMYHTITLTREDLEKFKALRIIVRIGSGFDNIDIKSAGDLGIAVCNVPAASVEETADSTLCHILNLYRRTTWLHQALREGTRVQSVEQIREVASGAARIRGETLGIIGLGRVGQAVALRAKAFGFNVLFYDPYLSDGTERALGLQRVSTLQDLLFHSDCVSLHCGLNEHNHHLINDFTVKQMRQGAFLVNTARGGLVDEKALAQALKEGRIRGAALDVHESEPFSFSQGPLKDAPNLICTPHAAWYSEQASIEMREEAAREIRRAITGRIPDSLKNCVNKDHLTAATHWASMDPAVVHPELNGAAYSRYPPGVVGVAPSGIPTAVEGIVPSAMSLSHGLPPVSHPPHAPSPGQTVKPEADRDHASDQL from the exons ATGGGCAGCTCGCACTTGCTCAACAAGGGCCTGCCGCTCG GCGTCCGACCCCCGATCATGAACGGGCCCATGCACCCCCGGCCCCTGGTAGCGCTGCTCGACGGCCGGGACTGCACGGTGGAGATGCCCATCCTGAAGGACGTGGCCACGGTGGCCTTCTGTGACGCACAGTCCACGCAGGAGATCCACGAGAAG GTGCTGAATGAGGCGGTGGGGGCGCTGATGTACCACACCATCACGCTGACCAGGGAGGACCTGGAGAAGTTCAAAGCTCTTCGTATCATCGTTCGGATCGGCAGTGGTTTCGACAACATCGACATCAAGTCAGCTGGGGACTTAG GCATCGCGGTCTGCAACGTGCCGGCGGCGTCCGTCGAGGAGACGGCCGACTCTACCCTGTGCCACATCCTCAACCTGTACCGCAGGACCACCTGGCTGCACCAGGCGCTGCGGGAAGGCACACGGGTCCAGAGCGTTGAGCAGATCCGGGAAGTGGCTTCCGGAGCGGCCAGGATCCGCGGGGAGACCTTGGGCATCATAGGACTAG GTCGCGTGGGGCAGGCGGTGGCACTTCGGGCCAAGGCCTTCGGCTTCAACGTGCTGTTCTACGACCCCTACCTGTCAGACGGCACGGAGCGGGCGCTGGGGCTGCAGCGGGTGAGCACCCTACAGGACCTGCTGTTCCACAGCGACTGCGTCAGCCTGCACTGCGGCCTCAACGAGCACAACCACCACCTCATCAACGACTTCACCGTCAAGCAG ATGCGACAAGGCGCCTTCCTGGTGAACACAGCCCGGGGCGGGCTGGTCGACGAGAAggccctggcccaggccctgAAGGAGGGGCGGATCCGGGGCGCAGCCCTGGACGTGCACGAGTCGGAGCCGTTCAG CTTTAGCCAGGGCCCCCTGAAGGATGCGCCTAACCTGATCTGCACCCCCCACGCGGCCTGGTACAGCGAACAGGCCTCCATCGAGATGCGGGAGGAGGCGGCCCGGGAGATCCGGAGAGCCATCACAG GCCGGATCCCCGACAGCCTGAAGAACTGTGTCAATAAGGATCACCTGACAGCGGCCACCCACTGGGCCAGCATGGACCCGGCTGTGGTGCACCCGGAGCTCAACGGGGCCGCCTACAG CAGGTACCCGCCGGGCGTGGTGGGCGTGGCCCCCAGCGGCATCCCAACCGCCGTCGAAGGCATCGTCCCCAGCGCCATGTCCCTGTCCCACGGCCTGCCCCCTGTGTCCCACCCGCCCCACGCCCCTTCTCCCGGCCAAACCGTCAAGCCCGAGGCAGATAGAGACCACGCGAGTGACCAGTTGTAG
- the CTBP1 gene encoding C-terminal-binding protein 1 isoform X1 — MGSSHLLNKGLPLGVRPPIMNGPMHPRPLVALLDGRDCTVEMPILKDVATVAFCDAQSTQEIHEKVLNEAVGALMYHTITLTREDLEKFKALRIIVRIGSGFDNIDIKSAGDLGIAVCNVPAASVEETADSTLCHILNLYRRTTWLHQALREGTRVQSVEQIREVASGAARIRGETLGIIGLGRVGQAVALRAKAFGFNVLFYDPYLSDGTERALGLQRVSTLQDLLFHSDCVSLHCGLNEHNHHLINDFTVKQMRQGAFLVNTARGGLVDEKALAQALKEGRIRGAALDVHESEPFSFSQGPLKDAPNLICTPHAAWYSEQASIEMREEAAREIRRAITGRIPDSLKNCVNKDHLTAATHWASMDPAVVHPELNGAAYRYPPGVVGVAPSGIPTAVEGIVPSAMSLSHGLPPVSHPPHAPSPGQTVKPEADRDHASDQL, encoded by the exons ATGGGCAGCTCGCACTTGCTCAACAAGGGCCTGCCGCTCG GCGTCCGACCCCCGATCATGAACGGGCCCATGCACCCCCGGCCCCTGGTAGCGCTGCTCGACGGCCGGGACTGCACGGTGGAGATGCCCATCCTGAAGGACGTGGCCACGGTGGCCTTCTGTGACGCACAGTCCACGCAGGAGATCCACGAGAAG GTGCTGAATGAGGCGGTGGGGGCGCTGATGTACCACACCATCACGCTGACCAGGGAGGACCTGGAGAAGTTCAAAGCTCTTCGTATCATCGTTCGGATCGGCAGTGGTTTCGACAACATCGACATCAAGTCAGCTGGGGACTTAG GCATCGCGGTCTGCAACGTGCCGGCGGCGTCCGTCGAGGAGACGGCCGACTCTACCCTGTGCCACATCCTCAACCTGTACCGCAGGACCACCTGGCTGCACCAGGCGCTGCGGGAAGGCACACGGGTCCAGAGCGTTGAGCAGATCCGGGAAGTGGCTTCCGGAGCGGCCAGGATCCGCGGGGAGACCTTGGGCATCATAGGACTAG GTCGCGTGGGGCAGGCGGTGGCACTTCGGGCCAAGGCCTTCGGCTTCAACGTGCTGTTCTACGACCCCTACCTGTCAGACGGCACGGAGCGGGCGCTGGGGCTGCAGCGGGTGAGCACCCTACAGGACCTGCTGTTCCACAGCGACTGCGTCAGCCTGCACTGCGGCCTCAACGAGCACAACCACCACCTCATCAACGACTTCACCGTCAAGCAG ATGCGACAAGGCGCCTTCCTGGTGAACACAGCCCGGGGCGGGCTGGTCGACGAGAAggccctggcccaggccctgAAGGAGGGGCGGATCCGGGGCGCAGCCCTGGACGTGCACGAGTCGGAGCCGTTCAG CTTTAGCCAGGGCCCCCTGAAGGATGCGCCTAACCTGATCTGCACCCCCCACGCGGCCTGGTACAGCGAACAGGCCTCCATCGAGATGCGGGAGGAGGCGGCCCGGGAGATCCGGAGAGCCATCACAG GCCGGATCCCCGACAGCCTGAAGAACTGTGTCAATAAGGATCACCTGACAGCGGCCACCCACTGGGCCAGCATGGACCCGGCTGTGGTGCACCCGGAGCTCAACGGGGCCGCCTACAG GTACCCGCCGGGCGTGGTGGGCGTGGCCCCCAGCGGCATCCCAACCGCCGTCGAAGGCATCGTCCCCAGCGCCATGTCCCTGTCCCACGGCCTGCCCCCTGTGTCCCACCCGCCCCACGCCCCTTCTCCCGGCCAAACCGTCAAGCCCGAGGCAGATAGAGACCACGCGAGTGACCAGTTGTAG
- the CTBP1 gene encoding C-terminal-binding protein 1 isoform X2: MSGVRPPIMNGPMHPRPLVALLDGRDCTVEMPILKDVATVAFCDAQSTQEIHEKVLNEAVGALMYHTITLTREDLEKFKALRIIVRIGSGFDNIDIKSAGDLGIAVCNVPAASVEETADSTLCHILNLYRRTTWLHQALREGTRVQSVEQIREVASGAARIRGETLGIIGLGRVGQAVALRAKAFGFNVLFYDPYLSDGTERALGLQRVSTLQDLLFHSDCVSLHCGLNEHNHHLINDFTVKQMRQGAFLVNTARGGLVDEKALAQALKEGRIRGAALDVHESEPFSFSQGPLKDAPNLICTPHAAWYSEQASIEMREEAAREIRRAITGRIPDSLKNCVNKDHLTAATHWASMDPAVVHPELNGAAYSRYPPGVVGVAPSGIPTAVEGIVPSAMSLSHGLPPVSHPPHAPSPGQTVKPEADRDHASDQL; the protein is encoded by the exons ATGTCAG GCGTCCGACCCCCGATCATGAACGGGCCCATGCACCCCCGGCCCCTGGTAGCGCTGCTCGACGGCCGGGACTGCACGGTGGAGATGCCCATCCTGAAGGACGTGGCCACGGTGGCCTTCTGTGACGCACAGTCCACGCAGGAGATCCACGAGAAG GTGCTGAATGAGGCGGTGGGGGCGCTGATGTACCACACCATCACGCTGACCAGGGAGGACCTGGAGAAGTTCAAAGCTCTTCGTATCATCGTTCGGATCGGCAGTGGTTTCGACAACATCGACATCAAGTCAGCTGGGGACTTAG GCATCGCGGTCTGCAACGTGCCGGCGGCGTCCGTCGAGGAGACGGCCGACTCTACCCTGTGCCACATCCTCAACCTGTACCGCAGGACCACCTGGCTGCACCAGGCGCTGCGGGAAGGCACACGGGTCCAGAGCGTTGAGCAGATCCGGGAAGTGGCTTCCGGAGCGGCCAGGATCCGCGGGGAGACCTTGGGCATCATAGGACTAG GTCGCGTGGGGCAGGCGGTGGCACTTCGGGCCAAGGCCTTCGGCTTCAACGTGCTGTTCTACGACCCCTACCTGTCAGACGGCACGGAGCGGGCGCTGGGGCTGCAGCGGGTGAGCACCCTACAGGACCTGCTGTTCCACAGCGACTGCGTCAGCCTGCACTGCGGCCTCAACGAGCACAACCACCACCTCATCAACGACTTCACCGTCAAGCAG ATGCGACAAGGCGCCTTCCTGGTGAACACAGCCCGGGGCGGGCTGGTCGACGAGAAggccctggcccaggccctgAAGGAGGGGCGGATCCGGGGCGCAGCCCTGGACGTGCACGAGTCGGAGCCGTTCAG CTTTAGCCAGGGCCCCCTGAAGGATGCGCCTAACCTGATCTGCACCCCCCACGCGGCCTGGTACAGCGAACAGGCCTCCATCGAGATGCGGGAGGAGGCGGCCCGGGAGATCCGGAGAGCCATCACAG GCCGGATCCCCGACAGCCTGAAGAACTGTGTCAATAAGGATCACCTGACAGCGGCCACCCACTGGGCCAGCATGGACCCGGCTGTGGTGCACCCGGAGCTCAACGGGGCCGCCTACAG CAGGTACCCGCCGGGCGTGGTGGGCGTGGCCCCCAGCGGCATCCCAACCGCCGTCGAAGGCATCGTCCCCAGCGCCATGTCCCTGTCCCACGGCCTGCCCCCTGTGTCCCACCCGCCCCACGCCCCTTCTCCCGGCCAAACCGTCAAGCCCGAGGCAGATAGAGACCACGCGAGTGACCAGTTGTAG